In one Arachis duranensis cultivar V14167 chromosome 9, aradu.V14167.gnm2.J7QH, whole genome shotgun sequence genomic region, the following are encoded:
- the LOC107463793 gene encoding molybdate transporter 2 yields MAHSINEETETTTATPLLRRNWWWFQVPSTIKLKTSLSSELSGAVGDLGTYIPIVLALSLVNSLDLTTTLVFTALYNIATGLLFGLPMPVQPMKSIAAVAISESPPLSIPQISAAGLSVAAVLLFLGATGLMSFLYRYLPLPVVRGVQLSQGLSFAMSAIKYIRYQQDLATQTSGAARSWLALDGVLVALAATLFLILTTGAGVDEHRPAESTQREESDETDSPNKTSQSRIHRRIRFLSNIPSALLVFLFGLVICFISDPSIFGDLKFGPSKIALIKITWDDLKIGFFRAAIPQIPLSVLNSVIAVCKLSGDLFPGKGEASVMKVSVSVGLMNFVGCWFGAMPCCHGAGGLAGQYRFGGRSGASVVFLGLAKLILALVFGNSFGRILGQFPIGILGVLLLFAGIELAMASRDMNSKEESFVMFVCAAVSLTGNSAALGFIVGIVLYLLLKFRELDCGACFGFSTSTTRKVKDEEASLIGN; encoded by the coding sequence ATGGCACACTCCATCAATGAAGAAACTGAAACCACCACCGCCACCCCACTCCTCCGCCGCAATTGGTGGTGGTTCCAAGTCCCCTCCACCATCAAGCTCAAAACAAGCCTCTCCTCAGAGCTCTCCGGCGCCGTCGGAGATCTCGGAACCTACATCCCCATCGTACTAGCACTTTCACTAGTCAACAGTCTTGACCTCACCACCACCCTCGTCTTCACCGCTCTCTACAACATCGCCACTGGCCTCCTCTTCGGCCTCCCTATGCCCGTCCAGCCTATGAAGTCCATCGCCGCCGTCGCCATCTCCGAATCCCCTCCTCTCTCCATCCCTCAGATCTCCGCCGCCGGACTCTCCGTCGCCGCCGTCCTCCTCTTCCTTGGCGCCACCGGCCTCATGTCCTTCCTCTACCGCTACCTCCCTCTACCCGTCGTTCGCGGCGTCCAGCTCTCCCAAGGACTCTCCTTCGCCATGTCCGCCATCAAGTACATCCGCTACCAGCAGGACCTCGCCACGCAAACTTCAGGCGCAGCGAGGTCCTGGCTTGCTCTCGACGGCGTTCTGGTCGCCCTCGCCGCCACGCTATTTTTAATTCTAACAACAGGTGCCGGCGTGGACGAACATCGCCCCGCCGAGAGCACGCAAAGAGAAGAGTCGGATGAAACCGACTCTCCCAATAAAACATCGCAATCAAGAATCCATAGGAGAATCAGATTCCTATCAAACATTCCCTCCGCTTTGTTAGTATTCTTGTTTGGCCTTGTTATTTGTTTCATTTCTGACCCTTCAATCTTCGGCGATCTGAAATTTGGACCGTCGAAGATCGCCTTGATCAAGATCACGTGGGATGATCTCAAGATTGGATTCTTTCGGGCAGCAATCCCGCAAATTCCGTTATCCGTTTTGAATTCCGTTATTGCGGTTTGTAAGTTGTCTGGGGATTTGTTCCCTGGAAAGGGAGAAGCTTCGGTTATGAAAGTTTCGGTTAGTGTTGGTTTGATGAACTTTGTTGGGTGTTGGTTCGGAGCCATGCCATGTTGCCACGGAGCTGGTGGTTTGGCTGGGCAATACAGGTTCGGAGGTAGGAGTGGAGCTTCGGTGGTTTTTCTGGGGTTGGCAAAATTGATTCTTGCTTTGGTTTTTGGGAACTCGTTTGGGAGAATCTTGGGACAGTTTCCGATTGGGATTCTTGGGGTTTTGTTGCTTTTTGCTGGGATTGAATTGGCTATGGCTTCTAGAGATATGAACAGTAAAGAAGAGTCTTTTGTTATGTTTGTTTGTGCTGCGGTTTCTCTTACTGGGAATAGTGCTGCTTTAGGGTTCATTGTTGGGATTGTGCTTTATTTGTTACTTAAATTCAGGGAACTTGATTGTGGTGCTTGTTTTGGGTTTAGTACTAGTACTACTAGGAAGGTTAAGGATGAGGAAGCTAGTTTAATTGGTAATTAA
- the LOC107463833 gene encoding uncharacterized protein LOC107463833, translating to MAEEDYGFTKEEMVVSENLGYPKAYAKLCRNKDLSPFSHGPPFTFLPYVLKEHEAERARDLDKMFAAIDPKAKPTTKPKIFASLLWKQLSHLGNAGFDPAVIRVDAYGNVVYYHADSTSPLAWDIDHWFPCSRGGLTVVSNLRIMQKQACKKKKNKLEFLIPWWEFQLGVSVNQFLSIFTSSNSDLRHRGFSFLFCEGEDHELNGSQIVDSHSFPQHFFALKEEIGLAPAAIVESRRESRTESYNRNPKPMSAAIVASRKSKGNILKENEDPQLGKNPYHAIVMARDSLKQREESARFQAEIQKLDNEVKEMKLMNEEEKLIVQDLEIELIKCRRKAEKCRRLAEAQCSYRTMLEKMIRDTMHQTVMYKEQIRLNQAASNALMARLEAQKEICDAAEKELHKKFKQRDELDNEIRHEWEQGRKRTRIDASAFEDKEDDGKPVLYLHGSKPRNHLHKELRILLDEEQRGCEDGFLAKEEEQEKEEHEKEQKTSADKNMTEEKLEEQERSLVALEEDNSIERKLERLEISESEENRKRRGKGNVEKWLEMLLEGMDPQETNENEHTLKVSDSDIKEKQMQLAEEDRIENEASKEKINGSTRFKGVEKKEKQATLVRSESARILRRIPSSPSLFLGMRKGLESFRKKPATGNDIEDGRHSVVGNKFFGSPFKTLKKAVKL from the exons ATGGCAGAAGAAGATTATGGATTCACCAAAGAAGAAATGGTTGTTAGTGAGAATCTTGGGTACCCAAAAGCCTATGCAAAGCTCTGCCGCAATAAGGATTTAAGTCCTTTCAGCCATGGCCCTCCCTTCACTTTCTTACCTTATGTTTTGAAGGAACATGAG GCTGAGAGAGCAAGGGATTTGGATAAGATGTTTGCGGCTATCGATCCAAAGGCGAAGCCAACTACCAAGCCTAAGATCTTTGCCAGTCTCTTGTGGAAGCAGCTCAGCCATCTTGG GAATGCTGGTTTCGATCCTGCTGTGATTCGAGTCGATGCCTATGGCAATGTCGTGTATTATCATGCAGATTCAACCTCTCCACTGGCTTGGGACATTGATCACTGGTTTCCTTGTTCAA GAGGGGGATTAACTGTTGTAAGCAATCTGAGGATCATGCAGAAGCAAGCttgtaagaagaagaaaaacaagcTAGAGTTCTTAATCCCATGGTGGGAATTCCAACTAGGTGTATCTGTAAACCAGTTCTTGTCTATTTTCACTTCTTCAAATTCAGACTTAAG gCATAGAGGCTTTTCATTTCTGTTCTGTGAAGGAGAAGATCATGAGTTGAATGGTTCACAAATTGTGGATTCTCATTCTTTTCCCCAACATTTCTTTGCATTGAAAGAGGAAATTGGCCTAGCTCCGGCTGCAATTGTAGAATCTCGAAGGGAATCACGAACAGAATCTTACAATAGGAATCCAAAGCCAATGTCTGCTGCTATTG TAGCTTCAAGAAAAAGCAAGGGAAATATTTTGAAGGAAAATGAAGATCCACAGTTGGGTAAAAATCCCTATCATGCCATTGTCATGGCTAGAGATTCCCTAAAGCAAAGAGAAGAAAGTGCAAGATTTCAAGCAGAGATACAGAAGCTAGATAATGAAGTGAAAGAAATGAAGCTcatgaatgaagaagaaaagctcATAGTTCAGGACCTAGAAATAGAGCTGATAAAATGTCGGCGAAAGGCAGAGAAGTGCCGGAGGCTAGCAGAGGCTCAGTGCTCTTACAGGACCATGCTGGAGAAGATGATTAGAGACACAATGCACCA GACTGTCATGTATAAGGAACAGATTAGATTGAACCAGGCTGCAAGTAATGCATTGATGGCTAGACTTGAAGCGCAGAAGGAAATTTGTGATGCTGCAGAGAAAGAGCTTCACAAGAAGTTCAAACAAAGAGATGAACTAGATAATGAGATTAGGCATGAATGGGAGCAAGGAAGAAAGAGAACAAGAATAGACGCTTCCGCTTTCGAGGATAAGGAAGATGATGGAAAACCTGTTCTGTATTTGCATGGAAGCAAGCCAAGAAACCATTTGCACAAAGAGCTAAGGATTCTTttggatgaagaacaaagaggATGCGAAGATGGTTTCCttgcaaaagaagaagaacaagagaaagAAGAACATGAGAAAGAGCAAAAAACATCAGCAGATAAGAACATGACAGAAGAGAAACTTGAGGAGCAAGAAAGATCACTTGTTGCATTGGAGGAAGACAACTCCATTGAAAGGAAACTTGAGAGGCTAGAAATAAGTGAAAgtgaagaaaatagaaagagacgTGGCAAAGGGAATGTGGAAAAGTGGCTTGAAATGCTTCTAGAAGGCATGGATCCACAAGAAACAAATGAGAATGAGCATACCTTGAAAGTTTCAGACAGTGATATTAAAGAGAAGCAGATGCAACTGGCTGAAGAAGATAGAATAGAAAATGAAGCAAGCAAGGAAAAGATAAATGGTAGTACAAGGTTTAAAGGGGTGGAAAAGAAGGAGAAGCAAGCAACGCTTGTTAGATCAGAGAGTGCACGGATCTTGAGGCGAATaccatcatcaccatctttGTTTCTGGGGATGAGAAAAGGTCTAGAAAGCTTTAGGAAGAAGCCTGCAACAGGAAATGATATTGAGGATGGCAGACACAGTGTTGTTGGAAACAAATTCTTTGGTTCGCCCTTCAAGACACTCAAGAAAGCAGTGAAACTTTGA
- the LOC107463768 gene encoding uncharacterized protein LOC107463768 produces the protein MGFPFSAIVVAFWCVCCHLFFIGVANSYFPEDAYNFERNSHPTYSYDRISEVQKQCASVLSASSELRSDYSAVTGLKGELSFVNGDWMQNEGKFPIMPFDAGKSPGSLAGDRSPLKLVSFWVTDVDHAHRLKKSVPINGFMMMGITRDGSFLDSNYGGNPEFLLWPNHSQLSVSFQGVYTMLPTREADPSNPWSWMKNHGDIPLSEDDQILLVLRYPMTFTLTNRIINGELRSVNPLSNPKYFDPVRISSQLGKSAKYKFATPHVLSKACSPYPYKDNTTTDGIGVYQGERFCEILEEITREQPLNVVPNWRCNGTDDFCSKLGPFLSDKAIKTTDGGFQDVKLYMQLVICEQPTTNRNAGSARVSAVLRAVSPSENLYTAAKRSGPNNMSLAAEGIWKSSSGQLCMVGCLGLINAKESSCNTRICIYLPTTFSIKQRSIILGTMSPINNVNAFFPLSFEKFVLPSELWNYFKFTHPNYSYSKINLAGTVLERNEPFSFTTSVKKSLLTFPKLEDNEAFQDSLSLLSEDLSFHVSGYPDPMPNIQAPRVDIQIEILSVGPLFGRYWYARNGSTWEQETPYHVKDVYTEKQLLINVSAQLILTGKAYSNFSVVSLEGLYDPHVGKMYLIGCRDVRASWKVLYQSYDLESGLDCLIEVVISYPPIKARWLANPTAKISIESQRTDDDSLRFDSIKLQTFPIIYRKQREDVLSRRGVEGILRILTLTLAVTCILSQLFYIKDNVDSLPYVSLVVLGIQALGYSIPLITGAEALFKRMASESYDVSASGELESSEWLHVIDYTVKLLLIVSLLLTLRLCQKVWKSRIRLQTRASHEPLGLPSDKFVLLCTFVMHLIGYVIVLVVHGAKAGQKPLRAKTYSLDGENSHLLPDWLRELEEYCGLVEDFFLFPQITGNLIWQIHCKPLRKLYYIGITLVRILPHVYDYIRAPAPTPYLSEDSEFVNPSLEFYSKFGDIAIPVTAIILAIVLYIQQRWGYEKLSRTLTIGRHRLLPSFRYERLSSRSPETELVPGTNGCAANEKEQSDVE, from the coding sequence ATGGGGTTTCCATTTTCAGCTATTGTTGTTGCTTTTTGGTGTGTTTGTTGTCACCTGTTCTTCATTGGTGTTGCAAACTCATACTTCCCTGAGGATGCTTATAATTTTGAGAGGAATTCGCATCCAACATATAGTTATGATCGAATCAGTGAAGTTCAGAAACAATGTGCTTCTGTGTTATCTGCATCATCTGAATTGAGATCTGATTATAGTGCTGTGACTGGTTTGAAAGGAGAGCTTTCATTTGTCAATGGGGATTGGATGCAGAATGAGGGTAAGTTTCCAATAATGCCTTTTGATGCCGGGAAATCTCCGGGGTCCTTGGCCGGAGACCGTAGTCCTTTGAAGTTGGTATCTTTCTGGGTGACTGATGTTGATCATGCCCACCGGTTGAAGAAATCGGTTCCTATTAATGGATTTATGATGATGGGAATTACTCGAGATGGTAGCTTTCTGGATAGTAATTATGGTGGGAATCCTGAATTCCTATTATGGCCAAACCATTCTCAGCTCTCGGTTTCCTTTCAAGGTGTTTACACCATGCTTCCGACTCGAGAGGCCGATCCGTCTAATCCTTGGTCATGGATGAAGAATCATGGTGATATTCCTCTGTCAGAAGATGATCAAATTCTTCTAGTTCTTCGATATCCCATGACATTCACATTAACAAACAGGATCATCAATGGAGAGTTAAGAAGTGTGAACCCCCTATCAAATCCTAAATACTTTGATCCGGTTCGCATATCATCACAATTGGGAAAGTCAGCGAAATATAAATTTGCCACCCCACATGTCCTGTCCAAGGCATGCAGTCCATACCCTTATAAAGATAACACAACAACCGATGGCATTGGTGTTTATCAAGGGGAAAGATTCTGTGAAATCCTTGAAGAAATTACAAGAGAGCAGCCTCTGAATGTCGTGCCGAACTGGAGATGCAACGGCACTGATGATTTCTGCAGTAAGTTAGGTCCCTTTTTGTCTGATAAGGCGATCAAAACAACAGATGGAGGGTTTCAAGATGTTAAACTTTATATGCAGCTTGTTATCTGTGAGCAACCAACTACTAATCGAAATGCCGGCTCTGCTAGAGTATCTGCAGTTTTAAGAGCAGTTTCTCCATCAGAAAATTTATATACTGCCGCAAAGAGATCTGGTCCGAACAACATGTCTCTTGCCGCTGAAGGGATCTGGAAGTCCTCTAGTGGACAGCTTTGCATGGTTGGTTGCCTCGGATTAATCAATGCCAAAGAGAGTAGCTGTAACACTCGGATCTGTATCTATCTCCCTACCACTTTTTCGATAAAGCAGCGCAGTATTATCTTGGGGACTATGTCTCCCATTAACAATGTTAATGCCTTCTTTCCTCTGTCTTTTGAGAAGTTTGTGCTACCTTCGGAGCTCTGGaattatttcaaattcactCATCCAAATTACAGTTACTCTAAGATTAACTTGGCTGGCACCGTCTTGGAAAGAAACGAGCCCTTCAGTTTTACAACTTCAGTCAAGAAATCGCTGCTGACATTCCCCAAACTGGAAGATAATGAGGCATTCCAAGATAGTCTGTCACTTCTTTCAGAAGATCTCAGTTTTCATGTCTCCGGTTATCCTGATCCTATGCCTAATATCCAGGCCCCAAGGGTCGACATTCAGATAGAAATTCTATCTGTTGGTCCTTTGTTTGGCCGGTATTGGTATGCCCGAAATGGTTCAACTTGGGAACAAGAAACACCTTATCATGTCAAGGATGTATATACAGAAAAGCAGCTTCTTATAAATGTATCTGCACAACTCATTCTTACTGGAAAAGCTTATAGCAATTTTTCAGTGGTATCTTTGGAGGGTCTTTATGATCCACATGTTGGAAAGATGTATCTAATCGGCTGTAGAGATGTGCGAGCATCGTGGAAGGTCTTATATCAGAGTTATGACCTTGAGTCTGGGCTGGACTGTTTGATCGAGGTGGTCATATCTTATCCTCCGATAAAAGCTCGGTGGCTGGCCAATCCCACAGCTAAAATTTCTATAGAAAGTCAAAGAACCGACGATGATTCCCTTCGCTTTGATTCAATAAAACTTCAAACATTTCCAATCATATACAGGAAGCAGCGTGAGGATGTCCTCTCACGCAGAGGTGTCGAAGGGATTCTTCGCATCTTGACGCTTACACTAGCTGTTACTTGCATTTTAAGCCAACTGTTTTATATAAAAGATAATGTGGATTCGCTTCCGTATGTATCTCTTGTTGTGCTAGGTATTCAAGCTCTTGGATATAGCATTCCATTGATAACAGGTGCTGAAGCTCTTTTCAAGAGAATGGCTTCGGAATCCTATGATGTGTCAGCATCAGGTGAACTTGAGAGCAGTGAATGGCTTCATGTCATTGACTACACTGTGAAACTGCTCTTGATTGTCTCCTTGCTACTAACTCTTCGGCTTTGTCAGAAGGTGTGGAAGTCTCGCATCAGATTGCAAACTCGCGCCTCTCACGAACCACTTGGTCTCCCAAGTGATAAATTTGTATTACTCTGTACCTTTGTCATGCATCTGATTGGATATGTCATTGTTCTAGTAGTTCATGGCGCGAAGGCCGGCCAGAAGCCTCTTAGAGCAAAGACATATTCGTTGGATGGCGAAAATTCTCATTTGCTTCCAGATTGGTTAAGAGAATTGGAAGAATACTGTGGTCTTGTTGAAGATTTTTTCTTGTTTCCACAAATTACTGGGAACTTGATCTGGCAGATTCATTGTAAACCACTCAGAAAACTGTACTATATTGGAATAACTTTGGTCAGAattcttcctcatgtgtatgaTTACATCCGAGCACCGGCTCCAACTCCTTACCTTTCCGAGGACTCGGAATTTGTCAATCCAAGCTTGGAATTCTACTCAAAGTTTGGTGACATTGCCATTCCAGTGACTGCTATTATTCTTGCAATTGTACTCTACATTCAACAAAGGTGGGGCTACGAGAAGCTGAGCCGGACTCTGACAATCGGCCGGCATAGACTTCTCCCGAGTTTCAGATATGAGAGGTTGTCTTCTAGGTCTCCTGAAACCGAACTGGTTCCGGGTACCAACGGTTGTGCTGCAAATGAGAAAGaacaatctgatgtagaatga